From Tachypleus tridentatus isolate NWPU-2018 chromosome 8, ASM421037v1, whole genome shotgun sequence, a single genomic window includes:
- the LOC143222622 gene encoding heparan sulfate glucosamine 3-O-sulfotransferase 6-like — MTGFNSSGVIQFYRRWRTLLATGLSLSMICMLVFDIQTHSSKHRWRQYHSNFVRGASEEKKSTNITVLKQISKDQKEKVNKSSSCKKPVERHWSTNKFHYRRLVQDFFYDYGDTVNNFQHVPKSMLRTNLNRFHWGRRLPNALIIGVKKGGTRALLEFLRLHPDVRSPGPEPHFFDKYYHMGSDWYRKQMPPSIKGQITIEKTPSYYVTPEVPARVYNMSHHMKLIVAVRDPVTRAISDYTQGISKQRGSKSFEEMAFFNVTTGLVDTSWRAIRIGLYAKHLKRWRRFFPLTQFHFVSCENLILDPVGEIAKVQNFLGLQKVVDQKYFYFNETKGFPCIRKSPSKSHCLDKTKGRTHPKINITSLQRLRDFFRPFNLKFYQLVGKDFGWN; from the exons ATGACTGGCTTCAATTCCTCGGGTGTGATTCAGTTTTACCGCCGCTGGCGAACACTTTTAGCGACGGGGTTAAGCCTTTCAATGATCTGCATGTTAGTGTTCGATATTCAAACTCATTCTTCTAAACACAGATGGCGGCAGTATCACAGTAATTTTGTTCGTGGTGCATCTGAAGAGAAGAAATCGACAAACATTACAGTCCTGAAGCAAATATCAAAAGACCAGAAAGAAAAAGTGAATAAGAGCTCGTCTTGCAAGAAACCTGTCGAAAGACATTGGTCGACAAACAAGTTCCACTATAGGCGTCTTGTTCAGGATTTTTTCTATGACTATGGAGATACAGTAAATAATTTTCAGCATGTTCCCAAATCTATGTTGAGAACGAATTTGAACAGATTCCACTGGGGTCGGCGATTGCCCAATGCTCTAATCATCGGCGTAAAGAAAGGCGGAACGCGGGCTCTCCTTGAGTTTCTACGGCTTCATCCTGATGTTCGTAGTCCGGGACCAGAACCACACTTTTTTGATAAGTACTATCACATGGGGTCCGATTGGTATAG GAAGCAAATGCCGCCAAGCATAAAAGGACAAATTACTATTGAGAAGACACCCAGCTATTACGTGACACCTGAAGTACCTGCACGTGTCTACAATATGTCACATCACATGAAACTGATCGTTGCGGTTCGTGACCCAGTAACTAGAGCTATTTCTGATTATACTCAAGGCATTAGTAAGCAACGAGGTTCCAAGAGCTTTGAAGAAATGGCATTTTTTAACGTGACTACAGGACTTGTAGACACATCATGGAGGGCCATCAGAATCGGTCTGTATGCCAAACATTTGAAAAGATGGCGTCGGTTTTTTCCACTGACTCAATTTCATTTCGTGAGTTGTGAAAACCTAATATTAGATCCAGTAGGAGAAATAGCCAAAGTTCAGAATTTTCTAGGCTTACAGAAAGTCGTAGATCAgaagtatttttactttaacgAAACAAAAGGATTTCCCTGTATACGAAAAAGCCCATCAAAGTCTCATTGTTTGGACAAAACAAAAGGGCGAACTCACCCTAAGATTAATATAACTTCATTGCAGAGGCTACGAGATTTTTTTAGAccctttaatttaaaattttatcaacTTGTTGGAAAAGATTTTGGTTGGAATTAG